One genomic region from Amycolatopsis sp. FBCC-B4732 encodes:
- the mgrA gene encoding L-glyceraldehyde 3-phosphate reductase, translating to MTYLAASGRYDSIPYRRCGRSGLKLPAISLGLWHNFGHDKPLQTQRDITRRAFDLGITHFDLANNYGPPYGSAEENFGRLLATDFKPYRDELVISTKAGYDMWPGPYGEWGSRKYLLSSLDQSLGRLGLDYVDIFYSHRFDPETPLEETVGALDRAVRAGKALYVGISSYSSERTAEAARMLRELGTPLLIHQPSYSMLNRWIEEDGLLDTLDEAGAGCIAFSPLAQGLLTDKYLDGVPADSRAAQGKSLNPDTLDENRLNRVRALNDIAGRRGQSLAQLALAWALRDHRVTSVLVGASSVKQLEDNVGALGNLDFSSEELTEIDGHATDADINLWKRSSDA from the coding sequence GTGACCTACCTTGCGGCATCCGGCCGATACGACTCGATTCCCTACCGGCGCTGCGGGCGTTCCGGGCTGAAGCTGCCGGCGATCTCGCTCGGGCTGTGGCACAACTTCGGCCACGACAAGCCCCTGCAGACGCAGCGGGACATCACCCGCCGCGCCTTCGACCTCGGCATCACCCACTTCGACCTGGCGAACAACTACGGCCCGCCCTACGGCTCGGCGGAGGAGAACTTCGGGCGGCTGCTGGCCACCGACTTCAAGCCCTACCGCGACGAGCTGGTGATCTCGACCAAGGCGGGCTACGACATGTGGCCCGGCCCGTACGGCGAGTGGGGCTCGCGCAAGTACCTGCTGTCCTCTCTGGACCAGTCGCTCGGCCGGCTGGGCCTGGACTACGTCGACATCTTCTACTCCCACCGCTTCGACCCCGAGACGCCGCTGGAGGAGACCGTCGGGGCGCTCGACCGCGCGGTCCGCGCCGGGAAAGCGCTCTACGTCGGCATCTCGTCGTACAGCTCGGAGCGGACCGCCGAGGCGGCTCGGATGCTGCGGGAGCTCGGCACGCCGCTGCTGATCCACCAGCCGTCGTACTCGATGCTCAACCGCTGGATCGAGGAGGACGGCCTCCTCGACACCCTGGACGAGGCGGGTGCGGGCTGCATCGCGTTCTCGCCGCTCGCCCAGGGCCTGCTGACGGACAAGTACCTCGACGGCGTCCCGGCGGACTCGCGGGCCGCGCAGGGCAAGTCGCTGAACCCGGACACCCTGGACGAGAACCGCCTGAACCGCGTCCGCGCGCTCAACGACATCGCGGGCCGGCGCGGCCAGTCCCTCGCCCAGCTGGCGCTGGCGTGGGCGCTGCGCGACCACCGGGTGACGTCGGTGCTCGTCGGCGCGAGCAGCGTCAAGCAGCTCGAGGACAACGTCGGCGCGCTCGGCAACCTCGACTTCTCCTCCGAGGAGCTGACCGAGATCGACGGCCACGCGACCGACGCGGACATCAACCTCTGGAAGCGGTCCTCCGACGCCTGA
- a CDS encoding SDR family NAD(P)-dependent oxidoreductase: MSKVWFVTGSSRGLGRCFVEAALARGDRVAATARSTEGFDALAAAYGDAVLPLELDVTGKAAVFEAVKRAVGHFGRLDVVVNNAGYAQIGAIEELTERELRDQLETNVFGAVWVVQAALPYLREQGAGHFVQLSSAAGLVAMPLGGAYQASKWALEALNETLAKEVAGFGIKVTVVEPGGFATRDGRNPDPLANGHVAATSPAYDGLRRRIAEVAGGQPAGDPAAAAQALLKVVDAASPPLRVLFGQGFYPMIKQAYADRLETWAAWQDLSAEAQGTR, encoded by the coding sequence GTGAGCAAGGTTTGGTTCGTCACCGGTTCGTCGCGCGGCCTCGGCCGGTGTTTCGTCGAGGCCGCGCTCGCCCGCGGCGACCGGGTGGCCGCGACCGCCCGGTCCACCGAGGGTTTCGATGCGCTGGCCGCCGCCTACGGCGATGCCGTGCTGCCACTGGAGCTGGACGTGACCGGCAAAGCCGCCGTGTTCGAAGCGGTGAAGCGGGCAGTCGGGCACTTCGGCCGCCTGGACGTCGTCGTGAACAACGCCGGGTACGCGCAGATCGGCGCGATCGAGGAGCTGACCGAGCGGGAGCTGCGCGACCAGCTGGAGACCAACGTCTTCGGGGCGGTGTGGGTCGTCCAGGCCGCATTGCCGTACCTGCGCGAACAGGGCGCCGGGCACTTCGTCCAGCTGTCGTCGGCCGCGGGGCTCGTGGCGATGCCGCTCGGCGGCGCGTACCAGGCGTCGAAGTGGGCGCTCGAAGCGCTGAACGAAACCCTGGCCAAGGAGGTCGCGGGCTTCGGCATCAAGGTCACGGTGGTCGAGCCCGGCGGCTTCGCCACCCGCGACGGCCGGAACCCGGACCCCCTCGCCAACGGTCACGTCGCCGCGACGAGCCCGGCCTACGACGGTCTCCGCCGCCGGATCGCCGAGGTCGCGGGCGGGCAGCCCGCCGGTGACCCGGCCGCCGCCGCGCAGGCGCTGCTCAAGGTCGTCGACGCCGCGAGCCCGCCCCTGCGGGTGCTCTTCGGGCAGGGCTTCTACCCGATGATCAAGCAGGCCTACGCCGACCGGCTCGAGACGTGGGCCGCGTGGCAGGACCTCTCGGCGGAAGCCCAGGGCACCCGGTGA
- a CDS encoding cyclic-phosphate processing receiver domain-containing protein — MNRLWVDDLRPAPEGWTWAKSSAEAIELLAGGEFTVISLDHDLGGDDTTRPVVLWMCEHERWPTEVRIHTANPVGREWLAGMARRYGPGGA; from the coding sequence GTGAACAGGCTCTGGGTGGACGACCTGCGCCCCGCCCCGGAGGGGTGGACGTGGGCCAAGTCGAGCGCGGAGGCGATCGAGCTCCTCGCCGGCGGCGAGTTCACCGTGATCTCCCTCGACCACGACCTCGGCGGCGACGACACCACCCGGCCGGTGGTGCTGTGGATGTGCGAGCACGAACGCTGGCCGACCGAGGTGCGGATCCACACGGCGAACCCCGTCGGCCGGGAGTGGCTCGCCGGGATGGCCCGGCGCTACGGGCCCGGCGGCGCGTGA
- a CDS encoding YciI family protein gives MDTGRRDPSVREEEPSWPGPFAEGKEHLGGFSLIEAADLTAALGWAARVTAAVHLPVEVRALAGFAA, from the coding sequence GTGGACACTGGGCGACGGGACCCGTCCGTCCGCGAGGAGGAGCCGTCATGGCCCGGGCCCTTCGCCGAAGGCAAGGAGCACCTCGGCGGGTTCTCCCTGATCGAAGCCGCCGACCTCACCGCCGCGCTGGGGTGGGCCGCCCGGGTCACCGCCGCCGTCCACCTGCCGGTCGAAGTGCGCGCGCTCGCCGGGTTCGCCGCCTGA
- a CDS encoding CdaR family transcriptional regulator — MHHPALLSGGLAPRVAVLAADVERKLPELIDSTVRQIRAEMPVYADARFVTHAELRNSVRANLEHVMRTLRGSDGPDLAQAHATARARALQGAPLPELLRAYRIGLTEVWHRFVELTAREQDLAGLVAATTAIWALVDDLAEALTTSYRDTTAEVVVAHQNRRSALVEALFAGGTATEGTLWDIARVLELSLDGTFVVVAAETPRLGQEPLPQIEARLRAVHHASAWRLTPDLQVGVVSLRDPAASKAIVELVREHPVGRVGISPVFTGLGNTARALHLARVALSSMTPGTPGLVQFTESPLAGLVASAPEASVQLAHHVLQPVLDLPGDDRNVLLLTLRAWFDCQGSTKLTSERMFCHPNTIRHRLKRITEELGRSLTNPADIAELGAALRALNLFPEATHLPAPR; from the coding sequence ATGCACCACCCAGCGCTGCTGTCCGGCGGGCTCGCCCCGCGGGTCGCCGTCCTCGCCGCCGACGTCGAGCGGAAGCTGCCCGAGCTGATCGACAGCACCGTGCGGCAGATCCGCGCCGAAATGCCGGTGTACGCCGACGCCCGGTTCGTCACGCACGCCGAGCTGCGGAACTCGGTGCGCGCCAACCTCGAACACGTGATGCGCACGCTGCGCGGCTCGGACGGCCCGGACCTGGCGCAGGCCCACGCGACCGCGCGAGCTCGGGCGCTGCAGGGCGCGCCGCTGCCGGAACTGCTGCGGGCGTACCGGATCGGGCTCACCGAGGTGTGGCACCGGTTCGTCGAGCTGACCGCCCGCGAGCAGGATCTGGCCGGGCTGGTCGCCGCCACGACGGCGATCTGGGCGCTCGTCGACGACCTCGCCGAAGCCCTCACGACGTCCTATAGGGACACGACGGCGGAAGTCGTGGTGGCGCACCAGAACCGGCGCTCGGCACTGGTCGAGGCGCTGTTCGCGGGCGGCACGGCGACCGAGGGCACGCTGTGGGACATCGCCCGCGTGCTCGAGCTGTCGCTGGACGGCACGTTCGTCGTCGTCGCCGCGGAAACCCCGCGCCTGGGCCAGGAACCGCTGCCCCAGATCGAGGCCCGGCTGCGGGCGGTGCACCACGCGTCGGCCTGGCGGCTGACGCCGGACCTGCAGGTGGGCGTGGTGTCCCTGCGCGACCCGGCGGCGTCCAAGGCGATCGTGGAGCTGGTCCGCGAGCACCCGGTGGGCCGCGTCGGCATCAGCCCGGTGTTCACCGGCCTGGGCAACACGGCCCGCGCGCTGCACCTGGCCCGGGTGGCGCTGTCCAGTATGACGCCGGGCACGCCGGGCCTGGTCCAGTTCACCGAGTCGCCGCTGGCCGGGCTGGTCGCGAGCGCCCCGGAGGCGTCGGTGCAGCTGGCCCACCACGTTCTCCAGCCGGTGCTCGACCTCCCGGGCGACGACCGGAACGTGCTGCTGCTGACGCTGCGCGCGTGGTTCGACTGCCAGGGCTCGACGAAGCTGACGTCGGAGCGGATGTTCTGCCACCCCAACACGATCCGCCACCGCCTCAAGCGCATCACGGAGGAGCTGGGCCGCTCCCTGACGAACCCGGCGGACATCGCGGAGCTGGGCGCGGCGCTGCGAGCGTTGAACCTCTTCCCGGAGGCGACCCACCTGCCGGCCCCGCGCTGA
- a CDS encoding (2Fe-2S)-binding protein gives MPNYTFVVNGKTVTVDAPADLPMLWALRDKLKVRGPKYGCGINVCKACTSHLDGEAFNPCVTPVSECSGREVTTIEGLSDGEELHPVQEAWLEQDVAQCGYCQPGQIMAAVALLKKTKNPTDADIDAIQNVCRCGTYFRIREAIKSAAAKMA, from the coding sequence ATGCCCAACTACACCTTCGTGGTGAACGGGAAGACCGTCACCGTCGACGCGCCCGCCGACCTGCCGATGCTGTGGGCGCTGCGCGACAAGCTCAAGGTCCGCGGGCCGAAGTACGGCTGCGGCATCAACGTCTGCAAGGCCTGTACCAGCCACCTCGACGGCGAGGCGTTCAACCCCTGCGTCACCCCGGTTTCGGAGTGCTCCGGGCGTGAAGTCACCACGATCGAGGGCCTGTCGGACGGCGAAGAGCTGCACCCGGTCCAGGAAGCCTGGCTGGAACAGGACGTCGCGCAGTGCGGCTACTGCCAGCCGGGGCAGATCATGGCGGCCGTGGCGCTGCTGAAGAAGACGAAGAACCCGACGGACGCGGACATCGACGCCATCCAGAACGTGTGCCGGTGCGGCACCTACTTCCGGATCCGCGAAGCGATCAAGAGCGCGGCCGCCAAGATGGCCTGA
- a CDS encoding xanthine dehydrogenase family protein molybdopterin-binding subunit, producing the protein MASPTTEPADPAEAGQVGRRRFLTYLVAAPTLTVATRLTADAVAPATADAVVPTLPQPAEILDLGDVLTLSCAPTAGMLVLELTADGRARLQLPRAEVGQGISTATAMLVAEELDLPLDRVDVVLSDARTELLFNQLTGGSNTMRSLYDPVRATAATARARMVAAAGAKWGTDASRLSTRDGAVWAPDGRSAGYGVLAGPASRTDLSTGAIAPKAESAHTLVGTPTSRKDARAMVTGKQVYTLDLDVPGANPVMVRRPPSINGTVKKVTNEAAVRAMPGIIDIAVVPTGVAVMAETFGQALDGKNALDVTWGPGTVDGEDNESVKKKLRGAALPFVVPPLLTQYVDGEFDFAFASHAPMESNSAVADVREDSATIWAGLKSPIVAKQTIAQELGLPENKVTVHVQQGGGSFGRRLFFDAALEAAHISKAMKKPVRLMWSRIDDMRHGRARAASYHRIRATFALGQVLTFEHRVASVETDWSHGLGEILTAFAAKLPVGGNLSFAQTVFLLTVKSPYNFGVTTQLLNEVPLKFHTSAWRSVYSANTRGAEEIMVDEIAKKLGKDPVAFRREFIKDERQRAVLDKVAELGEWGKKMPAGFAQGVAVHGEYKSFTACLVELDARDPKHPRVTKATIAVDVGKPVNPRGIQAQMLGGLTDAISTTLTAGLHIDHGLPLEGSYSQFHYARQKNSPVDVQVHVMPAAGEDIGGAGELGVPAPVGAIANAYARATGIKPRSFPITFPVDFDPFPR; encoded by the coding sequence ATGGCCAGTCCCACCACCGAACCCGCCGACCCCGCCGAAGCCGGGCAGGTCGGCCGCCGCCGCTTCCTGACCTACCTGGTCGCCGCCCCCACGCTCACCGTCGCCACGAGGCTCACCGCGGACGCGGTGGCGCCGGCGACCGCGGACGCCGTCGTCCCGACCCTGCCGCAGCCCGCGGAGATCCTCGACCTCGGCGACGTGCTGACGCTGTCGTGCGCGCCGACCGCCGGGATGCTCGTGCTGGAGCTGACGGCCGACGGGCGGGCGCGGCTGCAGCTGCCGCGCGCCGAAGTCGGGCAGGGCATCTCGACGGCGACCGCGATGCTCGTCGCCGAGGAGCTGGACCTGCCGCTCGACCGCGTCGACGTCGTGCTGTCCGACGCCCGCACCGAGCTGTTGTTCAACCAGCTCACCGGCGGCTCCAACACGATGCGCTCGCTCTACGACCCGGTCCGCGCCACGGCCGCGACCGCGCGCGCCCGGATGGTCGCCGCGGCCGGCGCGAAGTGGGGGACCGACGCGTCGCGGCTGTCCACTCGCGACGGTGCGGTGTGGGCGCCCGACGGCCGCAGCGCCGGCTACGGCGTGCTCGCCGGACCCGCGTCGCGCACGGACCTGAGCACCGGGGCCATCGCGCCGAAAGCCGAGTCGGCGCACACGCTCGTGGGGACGCCGACCTCGCGCAAGGACGCCCGCGCGATGGTCACCGGCAAGCAGGTCTACACGCTCGACCTCGACGTGCCCGGCGCGAACCCGGTGATGGTGCGGCGGCCGCCGTCGATCAATGGCACGGTCAAGAAGGTCACCAACGAAGCCGCGGTCCGGGCGATGCCCGGGATCATCGACATCGCCGTCGTGCCCACCGGCGTCGCGGTGATGGCGGAGACGTTCGGGCAGGCCCTCGACGGCAAGAACGCCCTCGACGTCACCTGGGGACCGGGCACAGTGGACGGTGAGGACAACGAGAGCGTCAAGAAGAAGCTGCGCGGGGCCGCGCTGCCGTTCGTGGTGCCGCCGCTGCTGACGCAGTACGTCGACGGCGAGTTCGACTTCGCCTTCGCCAGCCACGCGCCGATGGAGTCGAACTCCGCGGTCGCCGACGTCCGCGAGGACAGCGCGACCATCTGGGCCGGGCTGAAGTCGCCGATCGTGGCGAAGCAGACCATCGCCCAAGAGCTGGGGCTGCCCGAGAACAAGGTCACCGTGCACGTCCAGCAGGGCGGCGGGTCGTTCGGGCGGCGGCTGTTCTTCGACGCCGCCCTCGAAGCCGCGCACATCTCGAAGGCGATGAAGAAGCCCGTCCGGCTGATGTGGAGCCGGATCGACGACATGCGCCACGGCCGGGCGCGCGCGGCGAGCTACCACCGGATCCGCGCCACCTTCGCGCTCGGGCAGGTGCTGACGTTCGAGCACCGCGTCGCCAGCGTCGAAACCGACTGGAGCCACGGGCTCGGCGAGATCCTGACCGCGTTCGCGGCGAAGCTGCCCGTCGGCGGCAACCTGAGCTTCGCGCAGACGGTGTTCCTGCTGACGGTGAAGTCGCCGTACAACTTCGGCGTCACCACGCAGCTGCTCAACGAGGTCCCGCTGAAGTTCCACACCTCGGCGTGGCGGTCGGTCTACTCGGCGAACACCCGCGGTGCCGAAGAGATCATGGTCGACGAGATCGCGAAGAAGCTCGGCAAGGACCCGGTGGCCTTCCGCCGCGAGTTCATCAAGGACGAGCGCCAGCGCGCGGTGCTGGACAAGGTCGCGGAACTCGGCGAGTGGGGCAAGAAGATGCCGGCCGGCTTCGCCCAGGGCGTCGCGGTGCACGGCGAGTACAAGTCGTTCACCGCCTGCCTGGTCGAACTCGACGCGCGCGACCCGAAGCACCCGCGCGTCACGAAGGCGACCATCGCGGTCGACGTCGGCAAGCCGGTGAACCCGCGCGGGATCCAGGCGCAGATGCTCGGCGGCCTGACCGACGCGATTTCGACGACGCTCACCGCCGGCCTGCACATCGACCACGGCCTGCCGCTCGAAGGCAGCTACTCGCAGTTCCACTACGCGCGGCAGAAGAACTCGCCCGTGGACGTCCAGGTGCACGTCATGCCGGCGGCCGGCGAGGACATCGGCGGCGCGGGCGAACTCGGTGTGCCCGCCCCGGTCGGCGCGATCGCCAACGCCTACGCCCGGGCGACCGGGATCAAGCCCCGCAGCTTCCCGATCACCTTCCCGGTCGACTTCGACCCGTTCCCGCGCTGA
- the sigC gene encoding RNA polymerase sigma factor SigC: protein MTRGEDDERVTALALAAGRGDRRALEEWVRATQADIWRFLAHLTDAAAADDLAQETYLRAFGSLRRFAGRSSSRTWLLAIARRVVVDQIRAASARPKIDWDAPVDQGRAAAGFEDLVELGVLLDGLDQDRREVLVLTQVLGLSYAEAAEVCGVPVGTVRSRVARARDDLLEARRERGSDAG from the coding sequence ATGACCCGCGGTGAGGACGACGAACGCGTCACGGCTCTCGCACTGGCCGCCGGCCGGGGCGACCGGCGCGCGCTGGAGGAGTGGGTCCGCGCGACCCAGGCCGACATCTGGCGCTTCCTCGCGCACCTCACCGACGCGGCCGCCGCCGACGACCTGGCGCAGGAGACCTACCTGCGCGCCTTCGGCAGTCTCCGCCGCTTCGCCGGCCGTTCGTCGTCGCGCACCTGGTTGCTGGCCATCGCGCGCCGGGTGGTCGTCGACCAGATCCGGGCCGCCTCCGCCCGGCCGAAGATCGACTGGGACGCCCCCGTCGACCAGGGCCGCGCCGCCGCCGGGTTCGAAGACCTCGTCGAGCTCGGCGTACTGCTCGACGGCCTCGACCAGGACCGGCGCGAGGTGCTCGTGCTGACCCAGGTGCTCGGCCTGTCCTACGCCGAGGCCGCCGAGGTGTGCGGCGTGCCCGTCGGCACCGTCCGCTCACGGGTTGCGCGCGCCCGCGACGACCTGCTCGAAGCCCGCCGGGAACGCGGCTCGGACGCCGGCTGA
- a CDS encoding DUF427 domain-containing protein, giving the protein MSTPVRGRVRVAQGAKRVRVFLGGELVADTVHPLLVWEVPYYPTYYFPRADVVSGVLTPSGRTTHSPSRGEGVLSTIKVGRAEAVDGALEHPDSPIEELRDHVRFDFAAFDWFEEDEQIFTHPRDPGVRVDVLPSSRHVRIEVDGVTVADSVRPHLLFETGLPVRYYLPRVDVRMDLLEKTDVVTHCPYKGAADHFDVAGHGDLAWSYPTPLPESIRAAGLVAFLDEKVDVYVDGVRQERPKTKFA; this is encoded by the coding sequence ATGAGCACTCCGGTACGCGGCCGGGTCCGCGTGGCACAAGGCGCGAAGCGGGTACGCGTGTTCCTCGGCGGGGAACTCGTCGCGGACACGGTGCACCCCCTTCTGGTGTGGGAAGTCCCGTACTACCCCACGTACTACTTCCCGCGCGCGGACGTCGTGAGCGGCGTGCTCACCCCCTCCGGCCGGACGACGCACTCGCCCAGCCGGGGAGAAGGTGTTCTGTCGACGATAAAGGTCGGCCGGGCCGAGGCGGTGGACGGCGCGCTGGAACACCCGGATTCGCCCATCGAGGAGCTCCGGGACCACGTCCGCTTCGACTTCGCCGCGTTCGACTGGTTCGAAGAGGACGAGCAGATCTTCACGCACCCGCGCGACCCCGGCGTGCGCGTGGACGTCCTGCCGAGCTCGCGCCACGTCCGGATCGAGGTGGACGGCGTCACGGTCGCCGACTCGGTCCGCCCGCACCTGCTCTTCGAGACCGGCCTGCCGGTCCGCTACTACCTGCCCCGCGTCGACGTCCGGATGGACCTGCTCGAGAAGACCGACGTCGTCACGCACTGCCCGTACAAGGGCGCGGCCGACCACTTCGACGTGGCCGGGCACGGCGACCTCGCGTGGAGCTACCCGACGCCGCTGCCGGAGAGCATCCGGGCGGCAGGGCTGGTGGCGTTCCTCGACGAGAAGGTGGACGTCTACGTCGACGGAGTGCGGCAGGAGCGCCCGAAGACCAAGTTCGCCTGA
- a CDS encoding ROK family protein has translation MRKINQRAVLDLLRRSGPATRPQVAKDTGLSKPTVSQALLALEAAGLARPTGQTSTGTGRSAVLYEADPTAGYVLGIDIGREHLRVAVSDLGRVLVARRDERNTARSGAALVTAVGKIAADAVAEAGLTAADIVVRVVGSPGVADPEKRCFRHAPNLPGWGRAGLIDDLEAALGPDLMVENDANLTAVGEWESGAARGASVFGCITIGTGVGMGMMVDGRVFRGATGAAGEIGYLPYGRTRAAEEPTSPPARGHLEEATAAQSVVRGARELGLGTAKSAREVFRLAREGDELARRAVETEADRLAYTVASVAAVIDPELIVLGGGMGTAADLLLEPIDRALRAFTPLVPKVVQGELGEDAVLTGAISVGLRAAEGLVFDHRVGA, from the coding sequence ATGCGCAAGATCAACCAGCGGGCGGTGCTGGACCTGCTGCGCCGCAGCGGGCCGGCGACGCGGCCGCAGGTCGCGAAGGACACCGGGCTGTCGAAGCCGACGGTCAGCCAGGCGCTGCTGGCGCTCGAGGCCGCGGGGCTGGCGCGCCCGACGGGGCAGACGTCCACCGGCACCGGCCGGTCGGCCGTGCTGTACGAGGCCGATCCGACGGCGGGGTACGTGCTCGGGATCGACATCGGCCGCGAGCACCTGCGCGTCGCGGTGTCCGACCTCGGGCGCGTGCTGGTGGCGCGCCGCGACGAGCGCAACACGGCGCGGTCCGGGGCCGCGCTGGTGACCGCGGTCGGGAAGATCGCCGCCGACGCCGTCGCCGAAGCGGGCCTGACGGCTGCCGACATCGTTGTCCGCGTGGTCGGCTCCCCCGGCGTCGCCGATCCGGAGAAGCGCTGCTTCCGGCACGCGCCGAACCTGCCGGGCTGGGGCCGGGCCGGGCTGATCGACGACCTCGAAGCCGCGCTGGGCCCGGACCTGATGGTCGAGAACGACGCGAACCTGACCGCGGTCGGCGAGTGGGAAAGCGGTGCCGCGCGCGGTGCGTCGGTGTTCGGCTGCATCACGATCGGCACCGGCGTCGGCATGGGCATGATGGTCGACGGCCGGGTGTTCCGCGGCGCGACCGGCGCGGCGGGCGAGATCGGCTACCTGCCCTACGGCCGCACACGCGCGGCGGAGGAGCCCACGAGCCCGCCCGCGCGCGGCCACCTCGAAGAGGCGACGGCGGCGCAGTCGGTGGTCCGCGGCGCGCGCGAACTCGGCCTCGGCACGGCGAAGTCGGCCCGCGAGGTCTTCCGCCTGGCCCGCGAAGGCGACGAACTCGCCCGGCGCGCGGTGGAGACCGAAGCCGACCGCCTGGCCTACACGGTGGCCTCGGTGGCCGCGGTGATCGACCCGGAGCTGATCGTCCTGGGCGGCGGCATGGGCACGGCGGCCGACCTGCTGCTGGAGCCGATCGACCGCGCCCTGCGCGCGTTCACGCCGCTGGTGCCGAAGGTGGTCCAGGGCGAGCTGGGCGAGGACGCGGTCCTGACCGGCGCGATCAGCGTCGGCCTGCGGGCGGCGGAAGGCCTGGTCTTCGACCACCGCGTCGGCGCTTAG